The region TTGTTAAAGGAAGCGTCAATATTTGTTTCATCTATATTATCTACATAAAAACTTCTTTTAAGCTCTCCATAGCTTCGTTCACGTCTTACGAAATTATTTTTATCATCTTTATTTTCGGCAATATCTTCTCTTTTAGCACTTATTGTTAGATAGTTATTATCATATTCAAGATTAATATTTTCTTTTTTAGTTCCAGGTAAATCAGCTGCAACTATATAATTATCTTCATTTTCTTGTACATCCACATTAAAGTTTCCCGTATTAGTAAATGACGTTGGTGCGAAAAAGTCATTTGAGAAGAAGTTATCAAACATTTTATCGAAAAAGTCATCTCTTCTCATTAAATTATTGTTGTTATTTTTTTTAAAAGGAACCATTCCAAACATGTTATCAACCTCCTAATATTTTTTGAAAATATTGAATGTTTTTATTTTTCTCTCTTTCCTTTTTACAAATATATAATAGTCTAAAAGTCAAAGAAAGTCAAAATCAAAAATAATTTTTAATAGTGAGAAATATTTAGATATAATGAGAATTATGCATATAATTTTAAATTTTAAAAAAATATAAATATATTTGCTCAATTTTATTTGAAATAGGTAATTATAATAAATTGTATAAAAATTTTTTAGCAAAAAGTTGTATGAAACCAATTAATGTAGTAAAATATATTTCGTAGTATGCTCCTGTAGCGCAGTTGGTAGCGTAGCTGATTCGTAATCAGTTGGTCACAGGTTCGAATCCTGCCTGGAGCACCAGAAAAAGACGTCTCAATGATTTGAGACGTCTTTTTGTTTAATAATGAAAACAGTCCAACTAATTTATATATAAATTTAACGTGAGTAGCAGCTGAACAGTATGCTAAAAGAAATAATTTGAAGTTCGAAATTTACTAATTTATTTATGTCGTAATGTATTAACATATAGTGAAATATATGGTACAATTAACGTAACGAAAATGTTTTACAAGTCATGTTAATAAAGGGGTTTTAAGTATGGCAAGTTATGAGATACTGTCTATTGGCGATAAACTTAAAAACTTAAGAGAAAAATATAATGTGAGGCAAGACGACATAGCTGGCGGAGATATTACTAGAAACCTTATAAGTCAGATAGAACATGGTAAGGCAAATCTTACTAGGAATGCTGCCGAAATTATATTAAAGAACCTAAAGAAAATTTGTGTTCAAAAGCATATCAAAGTTGATGAAAGTATAGAATATTTAATGGAAGATGAAAAATCTCAAGCTAATAAAATACTTGATGATTATATAAAAGAGCTTAAAGATTTGAGTGTTTATAAGGACGGGAGTTTTACCGAGAAATTAACAGAGGTAGAAGGGTTCTTGACTAATTGGAATTTAGTTGATAAAAAGATAGTCATTTTTGAGTTGGCTGGAGACTATTTTTCCAACG is a window of Clostridium pasteurianum DNA encoding:
- the hsp18 gene encoding heat shock protein Hsp18 translates to MFGMVPFKKNNNNNLMRRDDFFDKMFDNFFSNDFFAPTSFTNTGNFNVDVQENEDNYIVAADLPGTKKENINLEYDNNYLTISAKREDIAENKDDKNNFVRRERSYGELKRSFYVDNIDETNIDASFNNGVLKIILPKKVKGKESSKQIDIH